The proteins below are encoded in one region of Triticum aestivum cultivar Chinese Spring chromosome 1B, IWGSC CS RefSeq v2.1, whole genome shotgun sequence:
- the LOC123126573 gene encoding probable NADH dehydrogenase [ubiquinone] 1 alpha subcomplex subunit 12, with amino-acid sequence MAAVVRSVWQGIREKGLTNFLRYAREEGYLKCLGDGNLLQTKIHNIGATLVGVDTFGNKYYEKLHDTQYGRHRWVEYADKGRYNASQVPAEWHGWLHHITDSTGDKLLEEKTKKFIREHRQNYTGQGDDLIYHSKGHALNPGQRDWTRYQPWEPKKEEAT; translated from the exons ATGGCCGCGGTGGTCCGGAGCGTGTGGCAGGGGATCAGGGAGAagggcctcaccaacttcctccgctACGCCCGCGAAGAGGGATACCT AAAATGCCTTGGGGACGGAAACCTATT GCAAACCAAAATTCACAACATTGGTGCAACCCTTGTAGGAGTTGACACTTTTGGAAACAAGTACTATGAGAAACTACATGACACTCAGTATG GAAGGCATAGGTGGGTAGAGTATGCGGACAAGGGTCGCTACAATGCATCCCAAGTGCCTGCTGAATGGCATGGATGGCTGCACCACATTACAGACAGCACTGGGGATAAG CTGCTGGAGGAGAAGACTAAAAAGTTCATTAGGGAGCACAGACAGAACTACACCGGACAGGGTGATGACTTGATCTACCACTCCAAGGGGCATGCTCTGAACCCAGGGCAAAGGGACTGGACAAGGTACCAGCCTTGGGAACCAAAGAAAGAAGAGGCCACCTGA